A window of Brassica napus cultivar Da-Ae unplaced genomic scaffold, Da-Ae ScsIHWf_132;HRSCAF=238, whole genome shotgun sequence contains these coding sequences:
- the LOC125596923 gene encoding calcium-dependent protein kinase 10-like translates to MGNCNVCVRPPNPEESKPKKTNQNRKLNPFTSDFIRSPARTRAPKDAVIPTSHQTKITDKYILGRELGRGEFGITYLCTDRESREALACKSISKRKLRTAVDVEDVRREVSIMSTLPDHPNVVKLRATYEDGESVHLVMELCEGGELFDRIVARGHYTERAAAGVARTIAEVVMMCHVNGVVHRDLKPENFLFANKKENSALKAIDFGLSVFFKPGEKFKEIVGSPYYMAPEVLKRDYGPEVDVWSAGVIIYILLCGVPPFWAETEQGVALAILRGVIDFKRDPWPQISESAKSLVRQMLNPDPTKRLTAQQVLAHPWVQNAKKAPNVPLGDIVRSRLKQFSMMNRFKKKVLRVIAEHLSIQEVEVIKDMFSLMDEDNDGRITYLELKAGLQKVGSQLGEPEIKMLMEVADVDGNGFLDYGEFVAVIIHLQKIENDELFKLAFMFFDKDGSTYIELDELREALTDELGEPDVSVLNDIMREVDSDKDGRINYDEFVTMMKAGTDWRKASRQYSRERFKSLSINLMKDGSLHLHDALTGQSVPV, encoded by the exons ATGGGTAACTGTAACGTCTGTGTGAGACCTCCTAACCCCGAAGAATCGAAACCGAAGAAAACCAACCAAAACCGGAAATTAAACCCATTCACCTCCGATTTCATCAGATCCCCCGCTCGAACCCGCGCCCCCAAGGACGCGGTAATCCCCACGAGCCACCAGACCAAGATCACCGACAAGTACATCCTCGGCCGAGAGCTAGGCCGCGGCGAGTTCGGGATCACCTACCTCTGCACCGACCGCGAGTCCCGCGAAGCCCTGGCCTGCAAATCGATCTCCAAGCGGAAGCTCCGCACCGCCGTCGACGTCGAGGACGTCCGCCGCGAGGTCTCGATCATGTCCACACTCCCCGACCACCCCAACGTCGTGAAGCTCAGGGCGACTTACGAGGACGGCGAGAGCGTGCATCTGGTCATGGAGCTCTGCGAAGGCGGCGAGCTTTTCGACAGGATCGTCGCGAGGGGGCATTACACGGAGCGTGCGGCTGCGGGAGTTGCGAGGACGATCGCTGAGGTTGTGATGATGTGTCATGTGAATGGAGTTGTGCATCGTGATTTGAAGCCTGAGAACTTTTTGTTTGCTAACAAGAAGGAGAACTCTGCGTTGAAGGCTATTGATTTTGGGTTGTCTGTGTTCTTCAAACCTG GAGAAAAGTTTAAGGAGATTGTAGGAAGTCCATATTACATGGCTCCTGAGGTGTTGAAGAGAGATTATGGACCAGAGGTTGATGTTTGGAGTGCTGGAGTTATCATCTACATCTTGCTCTGTGGTGTTCCTCCCTTTTGGGCTG AGACGGAACAAGGTGTTGCTCTTGCGATCTTGCGGGGAGTTATTGACTTTAAGAGAGACCCTTGGCCTCAGATATCAGAGAGCGCCAAGAGCCTTGTCAGGCAGATGTTGAATCCTGATCCCACTAAGCGTTTAACTGCTCAGCAAGTGTTAG CTCACCCTTGGGTACAGAATGCGAAGAAAGCTCCAAATGTTCCATTGGGGGATATAGTCAGATCAAGATTGAAGCAGTTCTCTATGATGAATAGATTCAAAAAGAAAGTTCTTCGT GTAATAGCTGAGCACTTGTCTATTCAAGAGGTTGAAGTGATCAAGGACATGTTCTCACTGATGGATGAAGACAACGATGGTAGAATAACTTACCTGGAGCTCAAAGCTGGACTTCAGAAGGTTGGCTCACAGCTTGGTGAACCAGAGATCAAAATGTTGATGGAAGTG GCTGATGTTGATGGGAATGGGTTTCTGGACTACGGAGAGTTTGTAGCTGTGATCATTCACTTGCAGAAGATAGAGAACGACGAGCTTTTCAAACTAGCTTTCATGTTCTTTGACAAAGATGGAAGTACATACATCGAACTTGATGAGCTACGGGAAGCTTTAACTGACGAGTTGGGCGAACCTGATGTCAGTGTTCTAAACGACATCATGCGTGAAGTTGATTCTGACAAG GATGGGCGTATAAACTATGATGAGTTTGTGACGATGATGAAAGCAGGAACCGATTGGAGAAAGGCGTCGAGACAATACTCAAGAGAGAGGTTCAAAAGCTTAAGCATTAACTTGATGAAAGATGGTTCATTGCATCTCCATGATGCTCTCACTGGACAATCTGTCCctgtttga